A single region of the Bacteroides fragilis NCTC 9343 genome encodes:
- a CDS encoding DUF4133 domain-containing protein yields the protein MSKEHLSYNVYKGLQKPLIFKGFKGKFIYIGGACIISALLLCAIVSTLASFMWGGITLVIVMFGGLGITSKLQRKGLHKKDKRKGIYIVSRTFVRDRKK from the coding sequence ATGTCAAAAGAGCATCTTAGTTACAATGTATATAAGGGGCTACAAAAGCCCCTTATTTTCAAAGGATTTAAAGGCAAGTTCATTTATATCGGTGGAGCTTGTATTATTAGTGCTTTACTTTTATGTGCTATTGTTTCTACTCTAGCTTCTTTCATGTGGGGAGGCATAACGCTTGTAATAGTTATGTTTGGAGGGTTAGGAATAACATCAAAATTACAAAGAAAAGGACTTCACAAGAAAGATAAACGAAAAGGCATATATATAGTATCACGCACTTTTGTAAGAGATAGAAAAAAATAA